GACGCCTTCGGATCGGCGAAGGCGATCTCGATCGACTATGCCGTGATGGAAAAGACCGCGCGCGCCGCGGTGGTTCCGGTTTCCTGCGGCTGGTCCGATGTCGGCTCCTGGCATGCGGTCTGGGAATTGTCGGGCAAGGACGACCAGGGCAACGCCGCGCAAGGCGCCGCCGTGTTCGAGGATTCCCGCAACTGCAACGTCTCCACCGACCGGGCGCTGGTGGCGCTGGAGGGGGTCGACGATCTCGTTGTGGTGGCGACCCAGGACGCGGTGCTGGTGTCGCGGCAAAAGGATGCCAACGGCCTGAAGCGGCTGGTGGCGAAACTCAAGACGGTAGCGCCTGAAGTCACCGAGGATCACATCAAGGTGCACCGGCCGTGGGGCAGTTACCAGTCGGTCGACAATGGCGACCGTCACCAGGTCAAGCGGATCATCGTTAAGCCGGCCGGCCGGCTGTCGTTGCAGAAGCATCACCATCGCTCCGAGCACTGGATCGTGGTGCGCGGCGCGGCGCGGGTGACGGTCAACGAAACGGTGAAGACCGTGCACGAGAACGAATCGATCTACATCCCGATCGGCGCGGTGCACCGGCTGGAAAACCCCGGCAAGATTCCGCTGGAACTGATCGAGGTTCAGACCGGCAGCTATCTCGGCGAGGACGATATCATCCGCATCGAGGACGACTACCAAAGATCGTGAGCACCAGCGATCGTGACGAGGAATTTCCGTTTCAGCGAAATCGTTGGCTATTCGTCGAGTTAGGTTCGCAGGGAACGTGCGCGGGTGATTGTCATGAAGTTCCCCCGATGACCGCGACGGTCTTTTGCGAAGATGGACGCGCAACGACTCCAGCAGATCAGGCCTCCTCAAATCCGCTTCACAAGCTAGCCAAGTTTTTCGTGCCTCTCATCCCGCAGCGGCAGAAAGCTTTGTGCCTCGCATCGGTCAACGATGGCGGACAATCGCATTGAATCGTATCTGCTATCCTTAAAAAATACGGAATACACCCGCTGCTTTGATTGCTCTGTAGCGCCGCTCCTCAAGCAAATGATCCATGGAGCAGATGAAATTGGGTGGGCAGCGATGGGTCCCGCGACTTCAAGTGGCTCGGCAAGTTTGGCTTCGGCGGCAGCCTTCTTCAGATCTTGAACGGAGGTCGAAAGGAAGGGGGCGGGGTCTTCCCTGGGCGGTAGATCTTCAACAACGGATAAGCAGGCCACGAGGACGAGACACGGCAAGACCTTGGCCAATTGCATCTGTTTGTTCCCATTTCTATGGTTTCGTCCAAGTCCAAGGACAATTTTCGGACTGCAAAAACCAAAGAGGCCTGACCGGCAGTCATTTCGGCGAGGATGACATCATCCGCATCGAGGATGATTACCAGCGCTCGTGATAACTCCCTCTTCGCAGCTAGGTTGTTTGGCTACCGCACTCACAACGTCAGGACTTAGAACCATTGATGGGCCGCTGAGCATTCCGGAGGCGGACGCCCAGTCCGCCTCCATTCTCAAAAAGAAACTCGATTCCTGCGGTTTCAAGCGTACGGCGGATGGCTGCCAAATTTGATGCGGTCATTTGTGGAGGCCCGTCCGCAGATTCAGCGCGGCGTATCGTGGCTACGCCCAGAACGGCCTCTCTTGCCAAGTCTTCTGCCGTCCAACGTATGAGAGCACGCGCAGCTCGAATATGAGCGCTCGTGATATTTTTAAGATCATCTGATTTCCTATTGACCAAGGCCGACTCATTTGATATGTAAGCGATCATAAGATATTAAAGAGATCAAAGAGAGATTCTTATGTCATGTGATCGTGTGTTCTCTCAGGTCAAAAAGCAAAGCCTATTTGACCGCAAGAATTTTATCGGCGGCTCCGATGCCCGGATCATCATGGGCAAGGACGAGAAGGCCCTGCTGCGGCTCTGGAAGGAGAAGCGGGGCGAGGCAACTCCCCCGGACCTATCGGCCGTATTGATCGTCCAGCTCGGTTTGGTGACCGAAGACCTCAACCGCCGCTGGTATGAACTAAACTCCGGCCACCGGATCGGCGATGTCCAGCGCCATGCGATCCACCGGACCATCCCATGGATGGCCGCCACGCTGGACGGGCTGGTCAAGGAAACCGGCGCGGTGTTCGAGGCCAAGTTTATGCTGCCTTGGTCATTCTCGGACGAGGGGGCCGCCGAGAAGCATATGGCCCAGCTCCAGCACAACATGCTGGTCGCTGGCACCAAGAAGTCCGTGCTCTCGATCATTAACGGCGGGGGCAAGTGGATTGAACTCTCCATCGAAGCCGACCCGATCTACCAGACCATCTTGATCGCAGCGGAAAAGGCTTTCTGGCGGGCGGTCAAGACCGGCGAACCCCCAGCTTTGTTCGATTGCGAACCTCCGAAACCACGGATCGAGGCGGTCCGGGTGGTCGACATGAACGCCTCCAACTCCTGGGCGGAATTTGCGGCCCTGTTTCGCGAGACCCGAAGCGCTCACGAAGAGCACGAGCGCGCCAAGACCGAACTCAAGACCTTGATGCCGGAGGACGCCAAGGAGGCCATGGGCCACGGCATTCGGGCGAAGCGCTCAAAGTCTGGCGCGGTCAGCTTCGACCTGGTCGAGATGGAGGCCAGCCATGCATCGGTCCAGTGAAAGCGTCGCGGCTATCGCCACGGCTCTGGCCAAGGCCCAGATCGATCTCTCCAACCCCGAGAAGGCGATGGTCGGGACCGTCTACAACAACCGATCGGACAGCCCCCAAAGCTTCCGCTATGCCTCTCTGGCGAGCGGCCTCGACATCGTTCGGAAGGTCTTGGGTAGCCAGCAAATCGCGGTCGCCCAGACGACCGACATCGATCGGGCCAATGGCACGGTCAACCTCACCACCCTCCTGCTGCACACGTCAGGGGAATGGATCTCCTCGGACTGGCCGGTCTGCCAGCTATCGGAGACATCCGCGCCCCGACGGATGGGGGCGGCGCTGACCTACGCCCGCCGCTATGCGCTGTTTACGATGGTGGGGATCGCCGGCGAGGACGATCTCGACGCCCCGGATCTCACCACCGATCAGCCTGAAGGAGACAAGGCTGTCGGTACGGGCGTTACCCCCAATCCCAACGTCAGGCCGGCCCCGGTCCGCCCCAGCCAGTTCCGAGCCGGGAACGCGCGCATGCCGATTCACGAAAAGCTCAGTACCGAGGACTCAGCCGCGATCAGGGCCGAACTGCTCCGGGAAATCGAAACCCTTCCAGAAGAGGACCTGCATTCCCGCGCGATCGCCATCCTGAAGGCTAAGAACCGCCTGTCATTAAATCACGCCAAACAGGTCGAGGACGCCTTCGCAGCGAGGATGGCGCTGCCAGGCGCGTTGGTGGAGGTTCTTACGAGGGATGAGCCTATGTCTGCTCCGACAAATCCACCGCCGCCCCAGCTGCCCCCAGTTTCAACGGACGCCGTCAAGCCGCCGCGGCCCAGGCGTTCGAGAAGGGTCAAAGTCGCGACCGAGCAAACTGCTGCGCCAGTCGACGACAGCCTGTCGGCTTCGGTACGTCTTCAAGCCGACGGTGACCCCGCTAGGATCCAAAAGAGCGAGCTCGCGATCAGCGAGCCGCGCCGGCATCGCGATAAAGGCCATCTCAGGTTTGTCGCGTCGCAGCCTTGTTTGGTCTGCGGCAGAAGCCCCGCTGACGCCCACCATCTGCGATTCACCCAGCCGCGGGCGATGGGACGCAAGGTCAGCGACGAATTCACGGTCCCTCTGTGTAGAACCCATCACCGGGACAATCATCGCTTTGGAGATGAGCAGGCTTGGTGGGGCAGACAGGCTATCGACCCTGTCGGGGCGTCACGACAGCTCTGGGTTTCAACGCGGCGTATTGAATGAGGGCGACGTGATTTATTCCCGTCCTTGCCGGATCAGCGACGAGTTCACCGTACCCCTGTGCCGAACCCTTCACCGGATCAACCGTCGTTTCGGAGACGAAGTCGCCTAGTGGGAGAGACATCCTTGACCGCAGCGAACGACCTCGCCGCTCGTCGGGCGCTGGAAGCCGCCGGCGTCGAGTTCATTGATGAGAACGGCGGTTGCCCAGGCGGCCGCCCTCGAAAGCCCGCAAAAGAAAAGTCGCGGAAATAAGCGGATCCGGCGCACGGCCGGTTTGCGAATTCGAAATACACCCCGTGCGCAGAAATACGCTTGGTCCCAACATGGGACTATGGTAGGGTTATTCCGTGAGGATCATTGCGCTCAGTACGCTCAAGGCTTTCATCAGCCGAAGCCCCGCGCACGCTGATGCGCGCGAACCATTGATGGCCTGGTACCGGCAGGTCAGGGGAGCCGACTGGGCGACGCCGGCGGATGTGAAGCGAGCCATCGGCAGCGCAAGCATCCTCAACGACGGTCGTGCGGTGTTCAACATTGCCGGCAACAAGTATCGCATCGTGGTGTGGATCAATTATCCTTATCGCGTCGTCTATATCCGGTTCCTCGGCACGCACCGGCAGTACGATGGGATCGATGCACAAACCGTTTGAAGGTAGAAGTCATGGACATTTTGCCAATCAAGAGCCAGCGCGACTACCGTAAAGTCCTCAAGGAGATCGAGGGCCTGATGATGGCGAAACGCAACACGCCCGAGGGTGATCGCCTCGACGTGCTTGTCACGCTGGTGGAGGCGTGGGAGCGAAAGCATTATCCAATGGATCTTCCAGACCCGGTGGAGGCGATCAAGTACCATATGGATCAAAATGGGCTGCAGCCTCGCGACCTCATTCCCTTCATCGGCAGTCGCAACCGGGTGCATGAGGTGCTAAATCGAAGGCGCTCGCTGACGCTCAAAATGATCTGGCGACTACATGAGGGACTGGGCATTCCCGCAGAGTCGCTGATTAAAATGGGACAGGAGCAGGGGCAGGCAGCCTGAGACTAAAAGGCTCACAACCGCGCCTAGAGCCGCCTGCGTCGAGTTCATCGACGAGAATGGTGGCGGCCCCGGCGTGCGTCTTCGAAAGCACGCCAGAGATAAGCCAAGAAAATGATACCAACGGCCTCAAGGAATGACCGTCGCCCAGGTTCTGGATGTGATTGAGGCAACGCGCTCGGGGTCGTCGGCGAAGAAGCGCCAAGCAGCGCAGGATTTGTCGACAATGTCGTCGTAGCTTTCGAACACGGTGATGGCGAGTTTGTTGCCGCGCAGATATTCCCAGACATTCTCGACCGGGTTCAGCTCTGGAGCGTAGGGCGGCAGGCGGACGAGCGTGATGTTGCTTGGAACGGAGAGACGCGCCGCGACGTGATAGCCTGCGCCATCAATGACGAGCGCAGCATGTGCTCCCGGCGCAACACGGCGGCCGATTTCGGCCAGATGCATGGACATGGCATCGGTATCGGCGGCGGGCAGGACGAGCGCCGCCGTAGCTCGGCGTTGCGGACAGACGGCGCCAAAAATGTAAGCCCACTCGTAGCGTTGGTCGCGTGGCGCACGAGGCCGTGTTCCTCGCTTGGCCCAGACGCGGGTCAGCGTCCCTTGCTGGCCGATGCGGGCTTCGTCCTGGAACCAGATTTCGATGGGTTTGTCTTTCGCGCGGTCGGGGAGTTGCGCCGCGACCGTTGCGGCAAAGTTTTTTTAAAGGCCTCCTGGGCTTCTTCGTCGGCCTGCGGATGGCGCGGACGCACCGAGAGCCGGCGGTAGCCGAGCTTCGCCAGCACCTTGCCGACCGAGCGTTCATGCAATGCGACGCCAAAGCGCCGTTGCAACTCGTCGCGCAAATCCACGCGCCGCCAGCGCACTACCCCATGGCGAGCCGGATCGGGCCCGGCCTCAACCAGCTTGGCCAGTTCGGCTTGCTGCTCCGCTGTGAGTTTTGGCGTGGGACCTGGCGTCTTCAAATCGTGCAGGCCGTCCAAGCCCTCAGCGTTGTAGCGATGCACCCAATCCCGCAGGGTCTGGCGATCCATGCCGCAGCTCTCCGCCGCCGACTTGCGATCCATCCCATCGAGCACCATCGCAAGAGCCAACATCCGCCGTGCTGCTGAACCATCCTTCTCCCGGCCCGCCGCCGCACGAAGGTCCTTTGCCGTCAAATCAAGCCGTAGGATCCTAACCGCTCCACCCATCGATGCTGCTCCTCTCAAAAGCAAACATCGAGTCAGAGTTTCTCTGATTTGGGAATCCCAAAATGAGTCAAAAGCCGCGGCCGTTGGTATGAGAGGACAGATCGCACGCTAGCAGTTGGTTGGCCGGCGCTTTTGTAGAACGAGCCCAAATCTTTGCGGCCCATTCCTCCGGAATGGATGCGCCTGAATCCCTTTCAGATTTTTCTCTTGTTCCCGTATTGGGAACAGTGCTATAAGGCACGCATGCGGGTGATTGCGCGAAACGTTCTCCTGACCTATGCCCGCGTGCATGCTGAAACGGCGATTCCGCTTGAGCGTTGGTATCGGCTAGTCAAGGCCGCGAATTGGACTTCGATGGACGACATTCGTCGTGCTGCTCCGAAATCCAAGGTCCTTAATCGTGATCGTATCCGCTTCGAAGTTGCTGGCGGAGACTATCGGCTGATCGCCGCATTCGACTTCCGTCGGCAAATTGCGTTCGTGAAGTTTATCGGCACGCACGCTGAATACGATGCCATCGACGCTCTGACTGTCGCTCGATTTTGATGAGGACCGCCATGCAAATCCGCCCGATTCGCAATGACAAAGACCACCGCGCCGCACTCGCGGAGATCGAGAAGCTTTGGGGCGCGTCCAGTGGGACATCAGAGGGCGATAAGCTCGACATTCTCGTCACGCTGGTCGAGACGTATGAGGAGCGGCGTTGGCCGCTCAAGAGCCGTCGGCGGTTTGACCCGGTCGATGTGCTGCAGTATGCGATCGAGGAGCTCGGTCACAGTCAGGCGGAGCTTGCAGACATTCTCGGCTCGCGGTCGCGCGCTTCGGAGGTTCTGGCTCGTCGTCGGCCCCTTACCCTTGAGATGATTCAAAAAATCAATGCCAGTTGGAAAATCCCGGCCGATCTTCTTGTTCAGCCTTATCGGGTCACCGCAAAGGCAGCGTGAAAGAGATTGGTGAGGTTTTGCTCAGCCTCGCACTTAGCGAAACAAGGTCTTCGATCGCTTCCGGCGACCAAGCGATGTCCATGTCGCCAATCGCTTAGGGGCTGGACGCTTGCGCTTGCCGTTCCAAGAATTAACCCATGCCCTGACCTGTTCATGCGGGACATTTCCCCTCGATCAACCATCGTTTTGGCGACGAGCAAGCCTGGTGGGGTCGACAGGCGATCGATCCCCTGAACGATTAATTTCGTATTTGCTTCATCTGGACCCCGGATGGTCCGGAATCTTAGCGTCATTTTGAACCTGAAAAGCTCGGTGATGCAACGGGACGGGACGCCAGAGCGCCCGCGTCCAGGCGAAGGCGCACTACCATGGCGATCCCTTCCGGCATCCCATGGTCGCGCGACTTCATTCCGGCGATCATGTTTATCGCATCCAGCAAGGCAACTTGCAGCAACTGAAGTTCGGCGCGGGATCAACCTTCAGGATCAGTCTTCCCTGAAACACCGGTCGGTTTTGCAGGCAGCACTTCGATCTCGACAGATTTTGCGTCAACGGCTTTTGCCACGTAGAATTTCTTGTATTCTTTGATCATCACCAATCGCTTCAACGCCTTCTCGATCCTCCGGTCGATTTCGGCGAGGATCTTCAATTCCCTTTCCGTAATGTCCGGATGGTAAGCTCGCTCGATCTGATCAAGCTTCTGTTTTTCAGCGGCATGAAGCGTTGGAACGATGAGATCTTTGCTGACGAGGTTCAGCTCTTTGGCCAACGTGGTTAGCTTCTCGAATTCAACGGCTTCGCTGTCGGCTTTCGCTTCATCGGGCTTAATGATTCGCTCCATGTGTTTGACGATCATGTCGCAGACAACCTGCGCGGCCTTGATTTGCGACTTGGCTGCGGCGCGAGCGTCATCAGCCACGCGATCCCAATCGTCGCTGCTGGCGTCAGCCACAGTAGGGTCCCCCTGCTTTTGGAGGGCCTGTTTCAATCCGGCTTCGAACCGGAGTTTTTTCCAGTGCAGGCTAGCCAGATCAAATACCGCTGTTTCTTCCGAGACGGCACCTGGACAGTATTCGTCGCGAAGGGCTTGCAGTAGATCGTCGAAATCCTGCTGATTTTCCCAGGGTAGAACGAAGTCGTTAGAATAAAAACCGTGTGAGAGGGCATTTTTAGGTTTAGAATTAGGCATTTTAAGATCTCCTATAAATTATATTTGAAATATTGAGCAATAAATACAACCATTATATATTTATATTTCAATATTTATAAGTATATCATAATATAATTATTTTTCAACTAGTATACGAGCCAAATTTCGATCCTAAGTATACTATAAGGCACAACTATCAAGTGTATTCTTGGTTATGCTCGCATAAGATGTATTTGTCGGAAACGAGGTCCAACGGCCGGAGTTGATGGCACCCTGAGCTGGTCTTGCCAGTTTGCGAAATGAAGCCAATGGGGCGCTCCAACGCGGACCTGGATAACCTCAGGCTTCTCCGTGTGTGCTACGTCGCTGAAGCTGAGCGTCTCCTGCTGTCAGTGATTGGACGTGTAGCTGATCGACCGGGATCATTTCCGTCAGATTATCTACGCCGAGACGTCACTTACGCTCTGATCTAATCGCGTCGCTGCGAGCTACGATTGCGCTCAATTCGGAAACCGATTGATCGAAGGACGGTGTAATTTTTTGAATCAAAACGTGTCCGGGATCGCCTCTCTGCATTCGCCACGTGTGTGGCGACGTGCTAGGAGAGCGACCGGGATATTCGTGACGAGGGATACCGGGGTTGAGAAGATGAGTTCCAAAGGGGCCGCATCGGGGGTGAAGGCCGAGGCGAAGCGTTCGCTTCGCATCGGCGTGATCGGCGCAGGCGTCATGGGCAGCAATCATGCGCGCGTGCTGGCCGGCTTGCCGGACATCACGCTGGTCGGCGTCGTCGATCCCCTGCAGGCGCATCGGACGCGTGCGACGGACCTGACCGGCTGCCGCACCTTCGCAAGCCTGGACGATCTGATCGCGGAAGGCGTCGAGGCGGTGACCATTGCCGCGCCGACCCACCTCCATCACGAGGTCGCGCTCGCCTGCATCGCGCGCGGCATTCACATCCTCGTCGAAAAGCCGATCGCGCCCTCGGTGGCGGAGGGACAGGAGATCGTCGCCGCGGCCCACCGCGCCGGCGTGACGCTGATGGTGGGGCATGTCGAACGGTTCAACCCGGCGGTCGCCGCCATCAAGAAGGCGCTGTCGGGCGAAGACATTCTTTCGATCGCGATCACGCGCGTCGGCCCGTTCCCGCCGCGGATGTCGAATGTCGGGGTGGTGATCGACCTTGCCGTGCACGACATCGATCTGATCCGCTGGTTCACCGAGTCCGATATCGTCGAGGTGCAGCCGCAGCTTTCCAGCGCCGTCGCCGAGCGCGAGGATATCGCGCTGTTGCAGTTCCGCACTGCCTCCGGCGTGCTCGCGCACATCAACACCAACTGGCTGACGCCGTTCAAGGCGCGCAGCGTCACGGTCGCGACCCGCGGCAAATATGTGATGGGCGATCTCCTGACCCGTCAGGTCACCGAGTGCTTCGGCTTCAAGCCGGACGGCAGCTATTCGATGCGCCATCTGCCGGTCGGCCATGACGAGCCGTTGCGCGCCGAATTGATCGCGTTCCTTCATGCCGTGCGCTCCGGCAACGTGCCGGCGGTGACCGGCGATGAAGGCGTCGCCAGTCTCGAAATCGCGATCCAATGCCTGGAAACTCCGACAAAGCCGACCGCAGCCTCAGCAGCCCTCAAGGGGCCGCGCCGCGTTGTCGGCTGATCGTACTCTTCAGAGAAGTCACATGAACCAGCATACGCCAGCTCAACCTATCGCTTTCATCGATGTCGTCGAACAGCGCCGCCGTCTGGGCAAGCGAATCGACGATGCGGTCGCACGGGTGTTGACGCATTGCCAGTTTATAAACGGGCCTGAAGTGGCGCGTCTGGAGGCTGACCTGGCGGCGTTCAGTGGAGCGAAACATGTGGTGGCCTGCGCGAGCGGCACCGATGCTTTGCTCATGGTCTTGATGGCAAAGAAAATCGGTCCGGGCGACGCCGTCATCTGCCCGACGTTTACCTTCTGTGCAACGGGCGAGGTGGTCGCACTTCTCGGGGCGACGCCGGTATTCGTCGACGTCGATGAGGCAACCTTCAACATCGATCCTACCTCCCTGAAAGCCGGAATCGTGGCGGCAAAAAAGCAGGGCTTGAAGCCGCGGGCCGTTATCCCGGTCGATCTGTTCGGCCAGCCGGCCGACCATCACGCCATTGCGGCGATTGCCGAGGCCGAGGGGATGTTCGTGCTCGATGACGCGGCCCAGAGCTTCGGGGCCGCCTACAAGGGACAACCGCTGGGAACATTTGGACTTGCGACCGCCACGAGCTTCTTCCCGGCCAAGCCGCTCGGCTGTTTTGGCGATGGTGGGGCGATCTTCACCGACGATACCGAGCTTGCCGAAACCCTGCGCAGCGTGCGTGTGCACGGCCAGGGATCCGACAAATACGATAACGTCAGACTTGGCCTCACGGCGCGTATCGATACGATTCAGGCGGCGATCCTGATCGAAAAACTCAAGATATTCCCTGACGAGATTGCCGCGCGGAATGCGGTCGCCAAGCGATACAATGAGGGACTTGGCAATGCCGTGATCGTTCCTCGCGTGGAGCAGAATTGTACGTCGGTATGGGCGCAGTACACGATTCGACTTCCGGAAGGCGGTCGGGACGTCATGGCTGCGACATTAAAGGCACAGGGCATTCCGACCGCGATCTATTATCCGAAGTCGCTGCACCAGCAAACCGCCTACCGAAATTTTCCGGTTGCAAGCGGCGGCCTTCCGGTGAGCGAGAGACTTTCCGGGGAAGTCATCAGCCTGCCGATGCATGCCTATCTTGACGAACCGACGCAGGAGCGGGTCATCAGGGCTGTGCGCGGCGCGGTTAGCGCATGATCCCGACCCGAAGGGCCGCGTTGGCGCAAAGTGGCGTCCGGTTTTCGGAAAAGATCATGCGCAAAGAAAGAATCACCTGATTTCGCCGTTTTGCAGCGCCGCCGCTTGCTGTAGAAGCGGCTGATGCTCGGACGTATCTTCACCGTCGGCGGCTTTACGCTCCTTTCGCGGCTGACCGGCTTCGCGCGCGACATCATGCTGGCCGCGATTCTCGGCGCCGGTCCGGTGGCGGATGCGTTCTTCGTGGCGTTGCGGCTGCCCAATCATTTTCGCGCGATCTTCGCCGAGGGCGCCTTCAATGCGGCGTTCGTGCCGGCCTACGCCCATGTCCACGGCGAGCGCGGCGCGGCGTCGGCGCGATTGTTTGCCGACCGTATCTTCACCCTGCTGTTTCTGACGCAACTGGTGCTGCTGGTCGTCGCATGGCTGTTCATGCCGCAGGTGATCGCCGTCCTGGCGCCGGGATTTACCGACGATCCGGCCCGCGGCGAGCTCGCGATCACGCTGACCCGGATTACCTTCCCCTATCTGCTGCTGGTGACGCTGGTGACGCTCTATGGCGGCATGCTCAATGTGATGC
The genomic region above belongs to Bradyrhizobium sediminis and contains:
- a CDS encoding YqaJ viral recombinase family protein, with translation MSCDRVFSQVKKQSLFDRKNFIGGSDARIIMGKDEKALLRLWKEKRGEATPPDLSAVLIVQLGLVTEDLNRRWYELNSGHRIGDVQRHAIHRTIPWMAATLDGLVKETGAVFEAKFMLPWSFSDEGAAEKHMAQLQHNMLVAGTKKSVLSIINGGGKWIELSIEADPIYQTILIAAEKAFWRAVKTGEPPALFDCEPPKPRIEAVRVVDMNASNSWAEFAALFRETRSAHEEHERAKTELKTLMPEDAKEAMGHGIRAKRSKSGAVSFDLVEMEASHASVQ
- a CDS encoding ERF family protein; this translates as MHRSSESVAAIATALAKAQIDLSNPEKAMVGTVYNNRSDSPQSFRYASLASGLDIVRKVLGSQQIAVAQTTDIDRANGTVNLTTLLLHTSGEWISSDWPVCQLSETSAPRRMGAALTYARRYALFTMVGIAGEDDLDAPDLTTDQPEGDKAVGTGVTPNPNVRPAPVRPSQFRAGNARMPIHEKLSTEDSAAIRAELLREIETLPEEDLHSRAIAILKAKNRLSLNHAKQVEDAFAARMALPGALVEVLTRDEPMSAPTNPPPPQLPPVSTDAVKPPRPRRSRRVKVATEQTAAPVDDSLSASVRLQADGDPARIQKSELAISEPRRHRDKGHLRFVASQPCLVCGRSPADAHHLRFTQPRAMGRKVSDEFTVPLCRTHHRDNHRFGDEQAWWGRQAIDPVGASRQLWVSTRRIE
- a CDS encoding type II toxin-antitoxin system HigB family toxin, which codes for MRIIALSTLKAFISRSPAHADAREPLMAWYRQVRGADWATPADVKRAIGSASILNDGRAVFNIAGNKYRIVVWINYPYRVVYIRFLGTHRQYDGIDAQTV
- a CDS encoding helix-turn-helix domain-containing protein; protein product: MDILPIKSQRDYRKVLKEIEGLMMAKRNTPEGDRLDVLVTLVEAWERKHYPMDLPDPVEAIKYHMDQNGLQPRDLIPFIGSRNRVHEVLNRRRSLTLKMIWRLHEGLGIPAESLIKMGQEQGQAA
- a CDS encoding IS630 family transposase (programmed frameshift) → MGGAVRILRLDLTAKDLRAAAGREKDGSAARRMLALAMVLDGMDRKSAAESCGMDRQTLRDWVHRYNAEGLDGLHDLKTPGPTPKLTAEQQAELAKLVEAGPDPARHGVVRWRRVDLRDELQRRFGVALHERSVGKVLAKLGYRRLSVRPRHPQADEEAQEAFKKNFAATVAAQLPDRAKDKPIEIWFQDEARIGQQGTLTRVWAKRGTRPRAPRDQRYEWAYIFGAVCPQRRATAALVLPAADTDAMSMHLAEIGRRVAPGAHAALVIDGAGYHVAARLSVPSNITLVRLPPYAPELNPVENVWEYLRGNKLAITVFESYDDIVDKSCAAWRFFADDPERVASITSRTWATVIP
- a CDS encoding type II toxin-antitoxin system HigB family toxin — protein: MRLNPFQIFLLFPYWEQCYKARMRVIARNVLLTYARVHAETAIPLERWYRLVKAANWTSMDDIRRAAPKSKVLNRDRIRFEVAGGDYRLIAAFDFRRQIAFVKFIGTHAEYDAIDALTVARF
- a CDS encoding helix-turn-helix domain-containing protein, which translates into the protein MQIRPIRNDKDHRAALAEIEKLWGASSGTSEGDKLDILVTLVETYEERRWPLKSRRRFDPVDVLQYAIEELGHSQAELADILGSRSRASEVLARRRPLTLEMIQKINASWKIPADLLVQPYRVTAKAA
- a CDS encoding Gfo/Idh/MocA family protein, producing MSSKGAASGVKAEAKRSLRIGVIGAGVMGSNHARVLAGLPDITLVGVVDPLQAHRTRATDLTGCRTFASLDDLIAEGVEAVTIAAPTHLHHEVALACIARGIHILVEKPIAPSVAEGQEIVAAAHRAGVTLMVGHVERFNPAVAAIKKALSGEDILSIAITRVGPFPPRMSNVGVVIDLAVHDIDLIRWFTESDIVEVQPQLSSAVAEREDIALLQFRTASGVLAHINTNWLTPFKARSVTVATRGKYVMGDLLTRQVTECFGFKPDGSYSMRHLPVGHDEPLRAELIAFLHAVRSGNVPAVTGDEGVASLEIAIQCLETPTKPTAASAALKGPRRVVG
- a CDS encoding DegT/DnrJ/EryC1/StrS family aminotransferase; this encodes MNQHTPAQPIAFIDVVEQRRRLGKRIDDAVARVLTHCQFINGPEVARLEADLAAFSGAKHVVACASGTDALLMVLMAKKIGPGDAVICPTFTFCATGEVVALLGATPVFVDVDEATFNIDPTSLKAGIVAAKKQGLKPRAVIPVDLFGQPADHHAIAAIAEAEGMFVLDDAAQSFGAAYKGQPLGTFGLATATSFFPAKPLGCFGDGGAIFTDDTELAETLRSVRVHGQGSDKYDNVRLGLTARIDTIQAAILIEKLKIFPDEIAARNAVAKRYNEGLGNAVIVPRVEQNCTSVWAQYTIRLPEGGRDVMAATLKAQGIPTAIYYPKSLHQQTAYRNFPVASGGLPVSERLSGEVISLPMHAYLDEPTQERVIRAVRGAVSA